From one Acidibrevibacterium fodinaquatile genomic stretch:
- a CDS encoding branched-chain amino acid ABC transporter permease produces the protein MAGLSLDLLALQIFTGLALGAVYVLLAIGMSLIFGMLTVVNFAHGAFFALGAYAGFLVLTLGGNFWLALLVVPVLTGLLGMAVEWGLVRHLYGRGIDDPLLLTFGLSYVLVELIRIFAGTQGLPFDAPDALAGAVDIGIGYFPLYRLFVIAVTVLILALLWLFLERTRIGLIIRAGARDPEIMRVLGVDTGRIWRLVFGLGTAIAGLAGLLAAPLQGVSPEMGNAILADAFVVTVVGGMGSLPGAILAGLVVGVIVSLTALFAPEAGDVAIFALMAVVLLIRPQGFFGRAGLMS, from the coding sequence ATGGCCGGACTGTCTCTCGACCTGCTGGCGCTGCAGATCTTCACCGGGCTCGCGCTGGGCGCCGTCTATGTTCTGCTGGCGATTGGCATGTCGCTGATTTTCGGCATGCTGACGGTGGTGAATTTCGCCCATGGCGCGTTTTTCGCGCTCGGCGCCTATGCCGGGTTCCTGGTGCTCACCCTCGGCGGCAATTTCTGGCTGGCACTTCTCGTCGTGCCGGTGCTGACCGGGCTTCTCGGCATGGCGGTCGAATGGGGGCTGGTGCGCCATCTCTATGGCCGCGGGATCGATGATCCGCTGCTGCTGACCTTCGGGCTTTCCTATGTCCTCGTTGAACTGATCCGCATTTTCGCCGGAACCCAGGGTCTGCCCTTCGATGCCCCCGATGCGCTCGCCGGTGCGGTCGATATCGGCATCGGCTATTTTCCGCTCTATCGCCTGTTCGTGATCGCGGTAACGGTCCTGATCCTGGCGCTGCTCTGGCTGTTTCTCGAGCGCACCCGGATCGGGCTGATCATTCGCGCCGGCGCGCGCGACCCCGAGATCATGCGCGTGCTCGGCGTCGATACCGGGCGCATCTGGCGGCTGGTCTTCGGGCTTGGCACCGCGATCGCCGGGCTCGCGGGCCTGCTCGCCGCTCCCTTGCAGGGGGTGAGCCCGGAAATGGGCAACGCGATCCTGGCGGATGCCTTCGTCGTCACCGTGGTCGGTGGCATGGGCTCGCTCCCCGGCGCCATCCTCGCCGGTTTGGTGGTCGGCGTCATCGTCTCGCTCACCGCTTTGTTCGCACCCGAGGCTGGCGATGTCGCGATCTTCGCCCTGATGGCGGTGGTGTTGCTGATCCGCCCGCAAGGGTTTTTCGGCCGCGCCGGGTTGATGAGTTGA
- a CDS encoding glycosyltransferase has translation MSSAAPTLPARLTVVVPCYNERANVAPLIARLEAALRGIAWEAVFVDDNSPDGTAAAVREIAAHDPRIRCLRRVGRRGLSSAVIEGALSSSAEFVAVIDGDMQHDETRLKPMLAKLAAGEGDIAIGSRYVEGGGAAGLAGGFRQRLSRLGIRFAQLFLPAPVSDPMSGFFMMRRQRFEEIAPRLAGSGFKILLDLLFNARPPLRVVEIPFEFRARAFGESKLDALVLTQFAGLLIDRVLHGAVPLRFIAFAGVGLVGVGANLASLAVGRALGLGFALAQAIATVIAMGVNFQLNNTLTYRDQRLRGRRLWRGLALFMLFCGIGAVADLGIARTLYEDHNSLTVAGAAGAIVAVVWNYAISATLVWRAR, from the coding sequence ATGTCCTCCGCCGCCCCAACCCTGCCCGCGCGGCTCACCGTCGTCGTCCCATGCTATAATGAACGCGCCAATGTCGCGCCGCTGATCGCGCGGCTGGAGGCGGCGCTGAGGGGGATCGCCTGGGAGGCGGTGTTCGTCGATGACAATAGCCCCGACGGCACCGCCGCCGCGGTGCGCGAGATCGCGGCGCATGATCCGCGCATCCGCTGTCTCCGGCGGGTTGGCAGGCGGGGCCTCTCGTCTGCGGTGATCGAGGGTGCCTTGTCCTCCTCGGCCGAGTTCGTCGCGGTGATCGACGGCGATATGCAGCACGATGAAACCCGCCTCAAGCCGATGCTCGCCAAGCTCGCCGCCGGCGAGGGCGATATCGCGATCGGCAGCCGCTATGTCGAGGGCGGCGGCGCCGCGGGGCTCGCTGGCGGTTTCCGCCAACGGCTCTCGCGGCTCGGCATCCGCTTCGCCCAGCTCTTTCTGCCCGCTCCGGTCAGCGATCCGATGAGCGGGTTCTTCATGATGCGCCGCCAGCGTTTCGAGGAGATCGCGCCACGCCTGGCCGGGAGCGGCTTCAAGATTCTTCTTGACCTGCTGTTCAACGCCCGCCCGCCGCTCCGCGTCGTCGAGATTCCCTTCGAGTTCCGCGCCCGCGCCTTCGGCGAGAGCAAGCTCGATGCGTTGGTGCTGACCCAGTTCGCCGGTTTGCTGATCGATCGCGTGCTGCATGGCGCGGTGCCGCTGCGCTTCATCGCGTTTGCCGGGGTCGGCCTGGTCGGCGTTGGCGCCAATCTCGCGTCGTTGGCGGTCGGGCGGGCGTTGGGGCTCGGCTTTGCGCTGGCCCAGGCGATCGCGACGGTGATCGCCATGGGCGTCAATTTTCAACTCAACAACACCCTCACCTATCGCGATCAGCGCTTGCGCGGGAGGCGGCTCTGGCGAGGGCTTGCCTTGTTCATGCTGTTTTGCGGCATCGGCGCGGTGGCCGATCTCGGCATCGCCCGCACCCTTTATGAAGACCACAACTCCCTCACCGTCGCCGGCGCCGCCGGGGCGATCGTCGCGGTGGTGTGGAACTACGCCATTTCCGCGACCCTGGTCTGGCGCGCCCGATGA
- a CDS encoding branched-chain amino acid ABC transporter permease: MIALSFARAARHRALLAALFLLALPFLLPFRATAVNVLIDGLFAVGFNLVYGYVGLLSFGHAALFGGGAYATGLALLRLGLPWYGALALGLIAGAVIAGVIGLLATRTRGIYFAMVTLALAECVYYLAYQASGVTGGENGLRGIVLSKIDLFGLTLDFIDPLTRYFVIAAIVAAALAMLSRILASPFGAVMEMVRENEARARASGVDVRAVKVLSFVLSGAFSGLAGGLQALHLAIVPIETLDYSNSGMVVMMCLLGGAGTFFGPFFGALVFLLLQNLVALVSPHWQLPVGLVFMACILFFPRGLWGQVARWRPA; this comes from the coding sequence TTGATCGCACTCTCGTTCGCCCGTGCCGCCCGCCATCGCGCGCTGCTCGCGGCGCTGTTTTTACTCGCGCTGCCGTTTTTGCTGCCCTTTCGCGCAACCGCGGTCAATGTGCTGATCGATGGTCTGTTCGCGGTCGGATTCAATCTCGTCTATGGCTATGTCGGGCTGCTTTCCTTTGGCCATGCCGCGCTGTTTGGCGGCGGCGCTTACGCGACCGGGCTCGCGCTGCTCCGCCTTGGTCTCCCTTGGTACGGTGCGCTCGCGCTCGGGCTGATCGCCGGCGCGGTGATCGCCGGCGTGATCGGTCTTTTGGCGACGCGCACGCGCGGCATCTATTTCGCGATGGTGACGTTGGCATTGGCCGAATGCGTCTATTATCTCGCCTATCAGGCGAGCGGTGTGACCGGCGGGGAAAATGGCCTCCGCGGCATCGTCCTCAGCAAAATCGATCTCTTCGGCTTGACCCTCGATTTCATCGACCCGCTGACCCGCTATTTCGTCATCGCCGCGATCGTCGCCGCGGCGCTCGCTATGCTGTCGCGCATCCTCGCCTCGCCGTTCGGCGCGGTGATGGAGATGGTGCGCGAGAACGAGGCCCGGGCGCGGGCCTCTGGCGTCGATGTGCGGGCGGTGAAGGTGCTTTCGTTCGTGCTCTCGGGTGCGTTCTCGGGCCTTGCCGGCGGTTTGCAGGCGCTGCATCTCGCGATCGTGCCGATCGAGACCCTCGATTACAGCAATTCCGGCATGGTGGTGATGATGTGCCTCCTCGGCGGCGCGGGGACGTTTTTCGGCCCGTTTTTCGGTGCGCTGGTGTTTCTTCTCCTGCAAAATCTCGTCGCCCTGGTCTCGCCGCATTGGCAATTGCCGGTCGGTCTCGTGTTCATGGCCTGCATTCTGTTCTTCCCGCGCGGTCTTTGGGGGCAGGTGGCGCGGTGGCGCCCGGCATGA
- a CDS encoding Lrp/AsnC family transcriptional regulator encodes MKTPPIDATHPEPPGIDAIDRRILAELQANGRITNVDLASRTGLSPPPCLRRVRRLEEAGFIRGYHADLDPERLGWQIMFFAIVGLDSQKEAVLAEFEAIVGAWPEVRECHMTRGGVDFLLRLVARDAAHENQLTERLTGLERVSRVQTLQTIRTSRALTGVPL; translated from the coding sequence ATGAAAACGCCGCCTATTGACGCGACACATCCCGAGCCGCCGGGGATCGATGCCATCGATCGCCGCATTCTCGCCGAATTGCAGGCTAATGGGCGCATCACCAATGTCGATCTGGCGAGCCGGACCGGGCTTTCGCCGCCGCCTTGTCTGCGCCGCGTGCGGCGGCTGGAGGAGGCTGGGTTCATTCGCGGCTATCACGCCGATCTCGATCCCGAGCGACTCGGCTGGCAGATCATGTTTTTCGCGATCGTCGGCCTCGACAGCCAGAAAGAAGCGGTTTTGGCCGAGTTCGAGGCGATCGTCGGGGCTTGGCCGGAGGTGCGCGAATGCCACATGACCCGGGGCGGGGTGGATTTCCTGCTGCGGCTGGTGGCGCGCGATGCGGCGCACGAGAATCAGCTGACCGAGCGCCTGACCGGCCTCGAACGGGTGAGCCGCGTCCAAACCCTGCAAACCATCCGCACCAGCCGTGCCTTGACCGGCGTTCCCCTCTGA
- a CDS encoding ABC transporter ATP-binding protein, giving the protein MSGESVILRTASVGKSFGRFRALAGISCEFHRGRLTAIIGPNGAGKSTYFNLLSGALRPSAGRIYFEGRDITGLAQSRFAALGIAKSFQITSIFPELTVHENVRAVAQARDIRLNFWRTREAYPQFAQEAEALLARVGLSDRAGVIAGRLAHGEQRALEIAMALASRPRLLLLDEPTAGMSPEETAAMMTLIAGLVPAHTVILVEHKMKLVMGIAERVLVLHHGEVLAIGTPEEIRANAEVRRVYLGQREV; this is encoded by the coding sequence ATGAGCGGCGAGAGCGTCATTCTCCGCACCGCGTCGGTCGGCAAATCCTTCGGCCGGTTCAGGGCTCTCGCGGGCATCAGTTGCGAATTCCACCGTGGTCGGCTGACCGCCATCATCGGCCCCAACGGCGCCGGCAAAAGCACCTATTTCAACCTTTTGTCGGGCGCGTTGAGACCAAGCGCGGGGCGGATTTATTTCGAGGGGCGCGACATCACCGGCCTTGCGCAATCGCGCTTCGCCGCCCTCGGCATCGCCAAATCCTTCCAAATCACCTCGATCTTTCCCGAACTCACGGTGCATGAGAATGTCCGTGCGGTCGCACAGGCGCGTGACATCCGGCTGAATTTCTGGCGCACGCGCGAGGCCTATCCGCAATTCGCGCAAGAGGCCGAGGCGCTGCTCGCGCGCGTCGGGCTTAGCGATCGCGCCGGCGTTATCGCCGGGCGCCTCGCCCATGGCGAGCAGCGGGCGCTCGAGATCGCGATGGCGCTGGCGAGCCGCCCGCGCCTTCTTCTCCTCGATGAGCCGACGGCGGGGATGAGCCCGGAGGAGACGGCGGCGATGATGACCCTGATCGCCGGCCTCGTGCCCGCCCATACCGTCATTCTCGTCGAGCACAAGATGAAGCTGGTGATGGGCATCGCCGAGCGCGTCCTCGTGCTCCATCACGGCGAGGTGCTGGCGATCGGCACGCCGGAGGAAATTCGCGCCAATGCCGAGGTTCGCCGTGTCTATCTCGGCCAGCGGGAGGTCTGA
- a CDS encoding ABC transporter substrate-binding protein, producing the protein MPAKQGRSVGRRSVLQTAAFLAAGAPFVALRAEETPIRIGFPVPITGPYATEAADQVRAAQVAIAEFNESGGLGGRRAELLVRDDKLDPGEAATRAIELIEKDHVDFIVGSLSASVQLAVNTVTKQRGVLYNSISQSDQIVNAPDWGPTTFHEAMTPHMTAGAVGRYAFGKFGKRCAYVAADYAYGHEMVAGFRAVGAEIGAEELAAINMPIGTRDFSTVMPRLQALRPDIVFLCNFGRDQQIFVKQAEESGLKRMTHLVAPVLLQTARIAGGAQAFAGVLGGTSYYWGIERDVASAKAFNDRFRKTYDGRLPSDYGALGYSGVRAVLAAAVKAGSTETAKVAAALAGMKYDFYKGPQVYRACDHQSVQSVFIIESKANGSVPEDVFTVLETVPGREDMLKTCAQEGLG; encoded by the coding sequence ATGCCAGCCAAGCAGGGCCGCAGCGTGGGGCGGCGAAGCGTATTGCAAACCGCGGCGTTTTTGGCCGCGGGGGCGCCGTTCGTTGCACTCCGCGCCGAAGAAACGCCGATCCGCATCGGTTTTCCCGTCCCGATCACCGGCCCCTACGCGACCGAGGCCGCCGATCAGGTGCGGGCGGCGCAAGTCGCGATCGCCGAATTCAACGAATCCGGTGGTTTGGGCGGGCGGCGGGCCGAGCTTCTGGTGCGCGACGACAAGCTCGACCCCGGCGAAGCGGCGACCCGCGCCATCGAGTTGATCGAAAAGGACCATGTCGATTTCATTGTCGGCAGTTTGTCGGCCTCGGTGCAGCTCGCGGTCAACACCGTCACCAAACAGCGCGGCGTCCTCTATAATTCCATCAGCCAGTCCGATCAGATCGTGAATGCCCCCGATTGGGGCCCGACCACGTTCCACGAGGCGATGACCCCGCACATGACGGCGGGCGCGGTCGGGCGCTATGCGTTCGGCAAATTCGGCAAGCGCTGCGCCTATGTCGCCGCCGATTACGCCTATGGCCACGAGATGGTGGCCGGCTTTCGCGCCGTGGGCGCCGAGATCGGCGCCGAGGAGCTGGCGGCAATCAACATGCCGATCGGCACCCGCGATTTCTCGACCGTGATGCCGCGGCTGCAGGCATTGCGGCCCGACATCGTGTTTTTGTGCAATTTCGGCCGCGATCAGCAGATTTTCGTCAAGCAGGCAGAGGAGTCGGGCCTCAAGCGTATGACCCATCTTGTCGCCCCGGTATTGTTGCAGACGGCGCGCATCGCCGGCGGTGCGCAGGCCTTCGCTGGCGTGCTTGGCGGCACCTCCTATTACTGGGGGATCGAGCGCGACGTCGCGAGCGCCAAGGCGTTCAATGACCGGTTTCGCAAAACCTATGACGGGCGCTTGCCTTCTGATTACGGCGCGCTCGGCTATAGTGGCGTGCGCGCGGTTTTGGCCGCGGCGGTGAAGGCGGGCAGCACCGAAACCGCCAAGGTCGCAGCCGCGCTCGCCGGCATGAAATATGATTTCTACAAGGGGCCGCAAGTTTACCGCGCCTGCGATCATCAATCGGTGCAGTCGGTGTTCATCATCGAATCGAAAGCCAATGGCAGCGTGCCCGAGGACGTGTTCACGGTTCTGGAGACGGTGCCGGGGCGGGAGGACATGCTGAAAACCTGCGCGCAAGAGGGCCTCGGCTGA
- a CDS encoding LysR family transcriptional regulator, whose protein sequence is MDWDKLRVFHAVAEAGSFTHAGDTLNLSQSAVSRQISALEEALQVPLFHRHARGLILTEQGESLNRTVREVFAKLAMTEALLTESKEKPAGRLKITTTVSFGASWLAPRLQSFLESYPDVTVSLLLDDTDLDLAMREADVAIRMHPPKQPDLVQRHLMSMHWHICASPAYLQKFGTPQSVDDLDQHRLILFGDYHPPVADINWLAQAGRRDGSRRKPLLEVNSLHAMLLAIRSGLGIGAMPDYLATETEDVVRILPEVKSPTVDVFFVYPEELRNSKRVAVFRDFLLARLAEMA, encoded by the coding sequence ATGGACTGGGACAAATTGCGGGTGTTTCACGCCGTCGCCGAGGCCGGCAGCTTCACCCATGCGGGCGACACGCTCAATCTCAGCCAATCGGCGGTGTCACGCCAGATTTCGGCGCTCGAGGAAGCGCTGCAAGTGCCGTTGTTTCACCGCCATGCCCGCGGCCTGATCCTCACCGAGCAGGGCGAAAGCCTGAACCGCACGGTGCGCGAGGTGTTCGCCAAGCTCGCGATGACCGAGGCATTGCTCACTGAAAGCAAGGAAAAACCGGCCGGGCGGCTCAAAATCACCACCACCGTGAGCTTCGGCGCCTCCTGGCTCGCGCCGCGGCTGCAGAGCTTTCTCGAATCCTATCCGGATGTCACGGTGAGCCTCCTGCTCGACGATACCGATCTCGATCTCGCGATGCGCGAGGCCGATGTTGCTATCCGCATGCATCCGCCAAAGCAGCCCGATCTGGTGCAACGCCATCTGATGTCGATGCACTGGCATATCTGCGCCTCGCCGGCCTATCTGCAGAAATTCGGGACGCCGCAGAGCGTCGATGATCTCGACCAGCACCGGCTGATCCTGTTCGGCGATTATCACCCGCCGGTCGCTGATATCAACTGGCTGGCGCAGGCCGGGCGGCGCGACGGCAGCCGGCGCAAACCGCTGCTCGAAGTCAACAGCCTGCACGCCATGCTGCTCGCCATCCGCTCCGGGCTTGGGATCGGCGCCATGCCCGACTATCTCGCGACCGAAACCGAGGACGTGGTCCGCATCCTGCCGGAGGTGAAGTCCCCGACCGTCGATGTGTTCTTCGTCTATCCCGAAGAGCTGCGCAATTCCAAGCGAGTCGCGGTGTTCCGCGACTTCCTGCTGGCGCGCCTGGCGGAAATGGCGTGA
- a CDS encoding molybdopterin-containing oxidoreductase family protein, giving the protein MREIRSSVCPHDCPSTCALEIEVHDGSRIGAVRGAAANSYTAGAICAKVARYAERIHHPARLTTPLRRTGPKGSGQFTPISWDEALDRVAGAFSETTARHGAEAVWPYYYAGTMGLVQRDGINRLRHVMGYSRQRTTICTYLAESGWEAGVGKIWGPDPREMARSDLIVVWGTNPVATQVNVMTHIARARKERGAKLVVIDPYRTGTAEVADLHLPLRPGSDAALACAVMHVAFRDGYADRAYMARYSDDPARLEAHLRSRGPQWAAPITGLSVETIEAFAKLYGETARAYIRVGYGFSRLRNGAANLFAATCLPTVTGKWQHEGGGAFWNNRHIYHWDKTLIEGLDARDTSVREMDMSRIGAVLTGDRSELGDGPEVHALLIQNTNPVTVAPNSNRVRRGFAREDLFVCVHEQFLTETAKFADIVLPATMFMEHDDIYQAGGHSHIQIGPKLIDPPGACRSNHEVLCALAERLGARHPGFAMSAMELIDATLRASGWPDAATVLASRWIDAQPDFATSHFLNGFGHADGKFHFAPDWAAIGPNHAAMPPLPDHMPSPEDATASLPFRLVTAPARQFLNTTFTETPTGRKREKRPAALIHPEDAARLGIEEGGLVRLGNARGEVRVHARLFDGLQQGVIVVESIWPSDDFPDGVGINALTGDDAAPPKGGAAFHDTAVWLRAEAAEGLTPLEVLTAAA; this is encoded by the coding sequence GTGCGCGAAATCCGTTCCTCCGTCTGCCCGCATGACTGCCCCTCCACCTGCGCGCTCGAGATCGAGGTCCATGACGGATCTCGGATCGGCGCGGTGCGCGGGGCGGCGGCCAATTCCTACACGGCTGGCGCCATCTGCGCCAAGGTCGCGCGCTATGCCGAGCGCATCCACCACCCCGCGCGGCTGACCACCCCGCTTCGGCGCACCGGGCCCAAGGGATCGGGCCAATTCACCCCGATCTCGTGGGACGAGGCGCTTGATCGCGTCGCCGGCGCGTTCAGCGAGACCACCGCCCGCCATGGCGCGGAAGCGGTCTGGCCCTATTACTACGCCGGCACCATGGGCCTCGTGCAGCGTGACGGGATCAACCGTCTCCGCCATGTCATGGGCTATTCCCGCCAACGCACCACCATTTGCACCTATCTCGCCGAATCCGGCTGGGAAGCGGGGGTTGGCAAGATCTGGGGGCCGGACCCGCGGGAAATGGCGCGCTCTGATCTGATCGTCGTCTGGGGCACCAATCCGGTCGCGACCCAGGTCAATGTCATGACCCATATCGCGCGCGCCCGGAAGGAGCGCGGCGCCAAGCTGGTGGTGATCGACCCTTACCGCACCGGCACCGCCGAGGTCGCCGATCTCCATCTGCCGCTCCGTCCCGGCTCGGACGCGGCGCTGGCCTGCGCGGTCATGCATGTCGCGTTTCGCGATGGCTATGCCGATCGCGCCTACATGGCCCGCTACAGCGATGACCCGGCCCGGCTCGAGGCCCATCTTCGGAGCCGCGGGCCGCAATGGGCGGCGCCGATCACCGGGCTTTCGGTCGAGACCATCGAGGCCTTCGCGAAGCTCTACGGCGAGACCGCGCGCGCTTATATCCGCGTCGGCTACGGGTTTTCGCGGCTGCGCAACGGTGCTGCCAATCTTTTTGCCGCAACCTGCCTGCCGACCGTCACCGGCAAATGGCAGCACGAGGGCGGCGGCGCGTTTTGGAACAATCGCCACATCTACCATTGGGACAAAACCCTGATCGAGGGGCTCGACGCCCGCGACACGAGCGTGCGCGAGATGGATATGAGCCGGATTGGCGCCGTCCTCACCGGCGACCGGAGCGAACTCGGCGACGGGCCGGAGGTGCATGCGCTGCTCATCCAAAACACCAATCCGGTGACCGTCGCACCCAATTCCAACCGCGTCCGGCGCGGGTTCGCGCGCGAGGATCTGTTTGTCTGCGTCCATGAGCAATTCCTCACCGAGACCGCGAAATTCGCCGATATCGTGCTGCCGGCAACGATGTTCATGGAGCATGACGATATCTACCAGGCTGGCGGCCACAGCCATATCCAGATCGGCCCGAAGCTGATCGACCCGCCTGGGGCGTGCCGCTCGAACCATGAGGTCTTGTGTGCGCTGGCCGAGCGGCTGGGCGCGCGCCATCCGGGATTTGCGATGAGCGCGATGGAACTGATCGACGCGACGCTGCGCGCCTCCGGCTGGCCGGACGCCGCAACCGTGCTGGCGTCGCGTTGGATCGACGCCCAACCCGATTTTGCGACCAGCCACTTCCTCAACGGCTTCGGCCATGCCGACGGCAAGTTCCACTTCGCCCCGGATTGGGCGGCGATCGGGCCGAACCACGCGGCGATGCCGCCGCTTCCCGATCATATGCCCTCGCCCGAGGACGCGACGGCTTCATTGCCCTTCCGCCTGGTCACCGCGCCGGCGCGGCAATTCCTGAATACCACCTTCACCGAGACACCGACCGGGCGCAAACGCGAAAAGCGCCCGGCGGCGCTGATCCATCCCGAGGATGCGGCGCGGCTCGGCATCGAGGAGGGCGGCCTGGTGCGGCTCGGCAACGCGCGCGGCGAGGTTCGCGTCCATGCGCGGCTGTTCGATGGGCTGCAACAGGGGGTGATCGTCGTCGAGAGCATCTGGCCGAGCGACGATTTCCCGGACGGAGTGGGCATCAACGCGCTGACCGGCGATGACGCAGCACCCCCCAAGGGCGGGGCCGCGTTCCATGACACCGCGGTCTGGCTCCGCGCCGAGGCCGCCGAGGGTCTGACGCCGCTGGAAGTTTTAACCGCAGCCGCGTAA
- the trxB gene encoding thioredoxin-disulfide reductase, translating to MNDSASVPITSSALIIGAGPAGYTAAIYAARAGLAPVLVRGLQPGGQLTITTDVENYPGFADIIQGPWLMEQMAAQAEKMGTRLIDDVITAVDFAATPFAAHGDSGARYLADAVIIATGAQARWLGLPAEKKLAGAGVSACATCDGFFFRGKNVVVVGGGNTAVEEALYLTHHAARVTLIHRRDQLRAERILQERLFAHPKIRILWNSVVEDILGAGQPATVAGVRLRDTLTGAVSDLPTDGVFVAIGHTPNTAIFKGQIAMDAEGYIITTPGSTRTSRAGVFAAGDVQDKLFRQAVTAAGTGCMAALEAEKFLASRLATHDQAAA from the coding sequence ATGAACGATTCCGCTTCGGTTCCCATCACCAGCTCGGCGCTGATCATCGGCGCCGGGCCGGCCGGCTATACGGCGGCAATCTATGCCGCCCGCGCAGGGCTCGCCCCGGTTCTGGTGCGCGGCCTGCAGCCCGGCGGCCAACTCACCATCACCACCGATGTCGAAAATTATCCCGGCTTTGCCGACATCATCCAGGGCCCCTGGCTGATGGAGCAAATGGCGGCGCAGGCGGAGAAAATGGGGACGCGCCTCATCGACGACGTCATCACCGCCGTCGATTTCGCGGCAACCCCGTTTGCCGCGCACGGCGATAGCGGGGCGCGATATCTGGCCGATGCGGTGATCATCGCGACCGGCGCGCAAGCGCGCTGGCTTGGTCTGCCTGCCGAGAAAAAACTCGCCGGCGCCGGGGTTTCGGCCTGCGCGACCTGCGACGGGTTCTTTTTTCGCGGCAAAAACGTCGTCGTCGTCGGCGGCGGCAATACCGCGGTCGAGGAGGCCCTCTATCTCACCCATCATGCCGCGCGCGTCACCTTGATCCATCGCCGCGACCAGCTCCGCGCCGAGCGCATCCTCCAAGAGCGGCTTTTCGCCCATCCCAAGATCCGCATTCTGTGGAACAGCGTCGTCGAGGATATTCTCGGCGCCGGCCAGCCGGCGACGGTCGCCGGCGTGCGGCTGCGCGATACCCTGACCGGCGCGGTTTCGGACCTTCCGACCGACGGCGTCTTCGTCGCCATCGGCCACACCCCGAACACCGCGATCTTCAAGGGCCAGATCGCGATGGACGCGGAAGGCTATATCATCACCACGCCAGGCAGCACCCGCACCTCGCGCGCCGGCGTGTTCGCCGCCGGCGACGTGCAAGACAAACTGTTCCGCCAGGCCGTCACCGCCGCCGGGACCGGCTGCATGGCGGCGTTGGAGGCGGAAAAATTTCTCGCCTCCCGCCTCGCAACCCACGATCAGGCCGCCGCCTGA
- a CDS encoding copper chaperone PCu(A)C — protein MRRRHFLLAPLLFAPLPIAVSPAALAQAVAHGGIVVRHVWARAAAEEGMSSVVYLTIVNRGADDALTHARTPVATAAVLHQTRNDGGVMRMLGVASVPVPAGQSVTFKPGGYHIMLVGLQKPLKPGDTFPISLTFAHAGTLIVEAHVLKAGASGPGHDGDDDMGDMKDMGTSGDMKDMGGMDMK, from the coding sequence ATGCGCCGTCGCCATTTCCTCCTCGCCCCGCTCCTGTTCGCGCCCCTCCCGATCGCCGTCTCGCCCGCCGCCTTGGCGCAAGCCGTCGCGCACGGCGGCATCGTCGTCCGGCATGTCTGGGCGCGGGCGGCGGCGGAGGAAGGCATGTCGAGCGTCGTCTATCTCACCATCGTCAATCGCGGCGCTGATGATGCCCTAACCCACGCCCGCACCCCGGTCGCGACCGCCGCGGTCCTGCACCAGACCCGCAACGATGGCGGGGTGATGCGCATGCTCGGCGTCGCCAGCGTTCCGGTTCCGGCCGGCCAGAGTGTGACGTTCAAGCCCGGCGGCTATCACATCATGCTGGTCGGGCTGCAAAAGCCGCTCAAGCCCGGCGATACGTTTCCGATCTCGCTGACGTTTGCCCATGCCGGGACGCTGATCGTCGAGGCGCATGTGCTCAAGGCGGGCGCGAGCGGGCCGGGGCATGACGGCGATGACGACATGGGAGACATGAAGGATATGGGGACGAGCGGCGACATGAAGGACATGGGCGGGATGGACATGAAATAA